In a genomic window of Diabrotica undecimpunctata isolate CICGRU chromosome 2, icDiaUnde3, whole genome shotgun sequence:
- the LOC140434690 gene encoding carbohydrate sulfotransferase 11-like isoform X1 — MPRKIVNLKWSPLIALVIIPLAALESDRYPWLDQIARQEQVLEGCDNMGLRFKIKNTFNVNKLDHILVDHNHKLLYCYVPKVACTNWKRVMMVLTGESNTTNPIKISASAAHLDNSTLKLSQLNLLEVKECLRDYTLFLVARHPFERLLSAYRNKFLDNSPTNKYFKLRYGKHIIGKYRQHPSKADLQTGANVTFREFIQYLIKEGVRTNEHWAPIYDLCLPCTLNYTFISHYETITDDSTTILRMVKAPNLVFPVTKSKRTKDNLRFYFQQLSIYEIEFLYKLYEADFKLFGYGLEDILGYDLA; from the exons CTCTCGAAAGTGACAGATATCCCTGGCTCGACCAAATTGCTAGGCAGGAGCAAGTATTAGAAGGCTGTGATAATATGGGTTtaagatttaaaattaaaaacacatttaatgtaaataaattagaTCATATTTTAGTTGATCATAATCATAAACTGCTATATTGCTACGTTCCAAAAGTTGCCTGTACCAATTGGAAAAGG GTGATGATGGTTCTAACTGGGGAATCAAATACCACAAATCCAATAAAAATTTCAGCAAGTGCTGCACATTTGGATAACTCAACGTTAAAACTATCTCAGCTAAATTTGCTGGAAGTAAAAGAATGTCTAAGAGACTATACATTATTTTTGGTTGCTAGACATCCTTTTGAAAGATTATTGTCAGCTTATCGTAATAAATTTTTGGACAATTCGCCGACcaacaaatattttaaa cttCGTTATGGAAAACACATCATCGGAAAATATCGTCAACATCCTTCAAAAGCGGATTTACAAACAGGCGCCAATGTAACATTCCGGGAATTCATTCAATACCTTATTAAAGAAGGAGTTCGAACAAATGAACATTGGGCTCCTATATATGACCTATGCCTGCCATGTACACTTAATTATACATTTATAAGCCACTACGAGACTATTACTGATGACTCCACGACTATCTTGAGAATGGTTAAAGCGCCTAATTTGGTATTTCCTGTGACCAAATCAAAAAGAACCAAGGATAATTTGAGATTTTATTTTCAACAGTTGTCCATCTACGAGATAGAATTTCTCTATAAATTATACGAGGCTGATTTTAAATTGTTTGGGTATGGTCTTGAAGATATATTAGGTTATGACCTAGCTTAA